The DNA sequence acGCTCACCGGAAATGgggaagaaaggagaggagaggaggagaaagaggaggagaagaggaggagaggaggagaaaggaggagaaagaggaggagaggaggagcaaacACTCACCTGATCGTCTCCTAAAAATCCTGAAATGATGCGACTCTTTAATGAGAGAGTCGACACAGCCGGCTGagacacaaatatttattattatgaatgatTATGACATCTGTCGTCATAGTTACACACTTTGATTTATTGTATTGATGACACGCTCAGTCAATGATGTAAAACACTGAGTCTCACCAGCACACGGCAGCGAGTAGCCAATCACAGGATGAGACACAAACTGTCTCTCATTGAGACGAGTCCGACAGTAACCATGGAAACAGTCCAGACAGATCACATGACGCTCTGAACATTGGAAGACCAGGACCACAGccctgagagacagacgggggagagagacagggagggagggagagagggagagagacagggagagagacagggagagagacagagagggagacagggagagagacagggagagagacaggggagagagacagggagggagagggagagagagagacagggggagagagacagagagagcgacaGGGAGGAAGTTACTGTGTGTATActgacagaggatgtgagggtcttactgtgtgtgttactgaatgttactgtgtgtgttactgtgtgtgttactgtgtgtgttactgaatgttactgtgtgtgttactgtgtgtgttactgaatgttactgtgtgtgttactgaatgttcgtgtgtgttactgtgtgtgttacgtgtatgttatgtgtgtgtgttactgtgtgtgttactgaatgttcgtgtgtgttactgtgtgtgttactgaatgttactgtgtgtgttactgaatgttcgtgtgtgttactgaatggtcgtgtgtgttactgtgtgtgttactgaatgttcgtgtgtgttactgtgtgtgttactgaatgttactgtgtgtgttactgtgtgtgttactgaatgttactgtgtgtgttactgtgtgtgttactgtgtgtgttactgaatgttactgtgtgtgttactgaatgttcgtgtgtgttactgaatgttcgtgtgtgttactgtgtgtgttactgaatgttcgtgtgtgttactgtgtgtgttactgaatgttactgtgtgtgttactgtgtgtgttactgaatgttactgtgtgtgttactgtgtgtgttactgtgtgtgttactgaatgttactgtgtgtgttactgaatgttcgtgtgtgttactgaatgttcgtgtgtgttactgtgtgtgttactgaatgttcgtgtgtgttactgtgtgtgttactgaatgttactgtgtgtgttactgtgtgtgttactgaatgttaccgtgtgtgttactgtgtgtgttactgaactgaatgttagtgtgtgttactgtgtctTACATGATGTCGGAGCAGGCGATACAGGGGACGTCTCTGCTGTTGGTCATAATTAGGTCGAGGGCCACAGAGATTTCGTCTTCTGAGGTCGGATGGGACGCACACTTCATGTAGAactcctgtacacacacacacacacacacacacacacacacacacacacacacacacacacacacacacacacacacacacacacacacacacacacacacacacacacacacacacacacacacacacacacacacacacacacacagtggagacACTACATCTCCCAGAATGCCACTGGATGAATTGACGTTAACAGACACACTGAACTCGGACGGCCCCTTACCGTTGCTGTGACAACCGTCTGATTGACACAAGCCATGGACGCGACCGGGGAGGAGGACGTCGTCCCAACAGGACGGACTCCTGAGAGGACACAACTGATACTGTCAGGGACAtcaccttcaccttcatcatATCatcttatctatctatctatctatctatctatctatctatctatctatctatctatctatctatctatctatctatctatgtgtgtatttttggactaaaacacacatatatttatttatttatttatatatatatacattttttttaaatcttatatatatatatatatatataaataaacaaatatatgtgtgtttttggactAAAACAGACTCACCCTGCTGATTGTCAGAGTTGTttgtctgcagctgctgcaaGCACTCCTCAGCTTTCCCGGTTGGATCGACCTACAGCTCTTACAGTACACAAAGAAAGTACTGCAGGTAcgcacacctgtacacacaagtacacacaatCAGTGTACTACTACTGATTCATGAAGAGTACTACTTAAATACTACTGTAGTACAGACATACTTTGCAGGAGCACTTAAATACTACTGGGGCTGTGCTCCctggaaccagcttccagttaGGACTGGtctaggtctatagttaggaggtctatagttaggactggttcaggtctatagttaggactggttcaggtctatagttaggactggttcaggtttatagttaggactggttcaggtctatagttaggactggttcaggtctatagttagggctggttcaggtttatagttaggactggttcaggtctatagttaggactggttcaggtttatagttagggctggttcaggtttatagttaggactggttcaggtttatagttaggactggttcaggtttatagttagggctggttcaggtctatagttagggctggttcaggtttatagttaggactggttcaggtttatagttagggctggttcaggtctatagttaggactggttcaggtttatagttaggactggttcaggtccaAATTTaggcctggttcaggtctatagttaggactggttcaggtttatagttaggactggttcaggtctatagttaggactggttcaggtctatagttaggcctggttcaggtctatagttaggactcgttcaggtttatagttaggactggttcaggtctatagtttagacctgaaccagctctagatatgctgctataggcctagactgtcgggggactacctaggatacactgagctcctctctcctcttctctctctccatctttatgaattaatgtcccatttatgcacattactgggAGTACTGAAATACTACTAACGTACTGACATACTGCATGGGTATTGAAATACTACTAGGGTATTGaaatactactagagtactgacatactgcaggagtactgaaatactactagagtactgacatactgaaggggtactgaaatactactagagtactgacatactgcatgggtactgaaatactactagagtactgacatactgcatgggtactgaaatactactagagtactgacatactgaaggggtactgaaatactactagagtactgacatactgcatgggtactgaaatactactagagtactgacatactgaaggggtactgaaatactactagagtactgacatactgcatgggtactgaaatactactggagtactgacatactgaaggggtactgaaatactactagagtactgacatactgcaggagtactgaaatactactagagtactgacatactgcatgggtactgaaatactactagagtactgacatactgcatgggtactgaaatactactagagtactgacatactgaaggggtactgaaatactactagagtactgacatactgcatgggtactgaaatactactagagtactgacatactgaaggggtactgaaatactactagagtactgacatactgcatgggtactgaaatactactggagtactgacatactgaaggggtactgaaatactactagagtactgacatactgaaggggtactgaaatactactagagtactgacaTACTGAAGGGGTACAGACACTGTGGCCAGATTAACTGACCTTTCAGACTTGCAGCCTGAACCTCCTCTGtcacctcctctgctcctctgtcacctcctcctgctcctttctctcctccaccaTCACTCCCCTCAAGAATCACCGCCAAgccggaggaggtggaggggaggtgTGAGGAGCTGAGGTCCAGCCTGGTCAGAGCATTCTGCTCGTCCTCCCCTCCCCGAATCAGGCgctcctgcaggaggagaagctgggaGGGGGAGGAACCAGATTTAGGGAGGAGGACATGGATGGTACTCTGCTCTGGGAGGTCACAACcctgagaggagaaggagaggaggagaggaatagaggaggagaggacgagaggaggagaggaggaggaaaggaggaggagatggggagAGGACGAGAGAATGAAGAAGTTAATAGTAAATATAACAAGAAAAAGTATCAAGGAGGAGGTGAGCACTCCACCTCCTTGTGCTGTAATTCTTTGTCTCTTCTCTCAGTGGCTCCTCCTCACCTGCAGTGTGAAGGAGCTCCTCAGCTCCCTCCCAGCAAACAGAACCCTGAGGAGCTCCGGACGGACTCCCTGCTGACTCCCCACCAGctccttcagctgctccaccctcgcctcctcctgcagctccaccGGCACACCAGGCCCCAGGTTGTACCGCACGAACACTGGAAGAATAcaagtagtacttttactgcaggaaCACTGGAAGAATTTTACTGCAGGAACACTGGAAGAATAcaagtagtacttttactgcaggaacactggagACACACAAGTTGTACCACAGTAGAAACTCGGTAGAACCAACCACAGCAGAAGCACACTAGCCCAGAGTAGAACTCAGTAGAACCCTGGTATAATTGAACAGAGTAGAACCTCGGTAgaacctcagtagaacctcagcaGGGCTCAGTAGAACCCTGGTATAATTGAACAGAGTAGAACCTCGGTAGAACCTCAGTAGGGCTCAGTAGAactcagtagaacctcagtagaacctcagcaGGGCTCAGTAGAACCCTGGTATAATTGAACAGAGTAGAACCTCGGTAgaacctcagtagaacctcagtagggctcagtagaacctcagtagaacctcagcagggctcagtagaaccctggtataattgaacagaggagaacctcagtagaacctcagtagGGCTCAGTAGAactcagtagaacctcagtagaacctcagcagggctcagtagaaccctggtataattgaacagaggagaacctcagtagaacctcagtagGGCTCAGTAGAactcagtagaacctcagtagaacctcagcagggctcagtagaaccctggtataattgaacagaggagaacctcagtagaacctcagcaGGGCTCAGTAGAactcagtagaacctcagtagaacctcagcagggctcagtagaaccctggtataattgaacagaggagaacctcagtagaacctcagtagaacctcagcagggctcagtagaaccctggtataattgaacagaggagaacctcagtagaacctcagtagaacctcagcaGGGCTCAGTAGAACCCTGGTATAATTGAACAGAGTAGAACCTCGGTAgaacctcagtagaacctcagtagGGCTCAGTAGAactcagtagaacctcagtagaacctcagcaGGGCTCAGTAGAACCCTGGTATAATTGAACAGAGTAGAACCTCGGTAgaacctcagtagaacctcagtagggctcagtagaacctcagtagaacctcagcaGGGCTCAGTAGAACCCTGGTATAATTGAACAGAGTAGAACCTCGGTAgaacctcagtagaacctcagtagggctcagtagaacctcagcagggctcagtagaaccctggtataattgaacagaggagaacctcagtagaacctcagtagGGCTCAGTAGAactcagtagaacctcagtagaacctcagcagggctcagtagaaccctggtataattgaacagaggagaacctcagtagaacctcagcaGGGCTCAGTAGAactcagtagaacctcagtagaacctcagcagggctcagtagaaccctggtataattgaacagaggagaacctcagtagaacctcagcagggctcagtagaaccctggtataattgaacagaggagaacctcagtagaacctcagtagaacctcagcaGGGCTCACCTAACATCAGTCGCTTCGTCCTTCAGTCTCCATTCGTGTTTATGTGCCGACCGCCGTGCACTCTGGGTGTTGTAGTCCTACGCCGTGCACTCTGGGTGTTGTAGTCCTAATGCATGCACACCAGCGTTGCAAACCCGTGATAAAACTACAGCGACGTTAGGCGGAAATGACGTCGAGGATCGGCATCGGAAGTTATTGATATGAATGTTAATAAActagtttctctttgtttcctttgaGCCGCTGgacgcacacacgcgcacacgcacgcgcacacacacgcgcacacgcacacgcaccgGGACGTTGGCTCTCTCTCGGACACTCAGCGCGCGCGTCCGGATCGTTGGACCCGGATGGAGGACCACAGCGTCCTGCAGCGGACCCacagacccgagaccatggtgagacccgagacccgagaccccgagacccgagaccccgagaccatggtgagacccgagacccgagatgagaccatggtgagacccgagaccccgagacccgagaccatggtgagacccgagaccatggtgagaccgagacccgagaccatggtgagacccgagaccccgagacccgagaccccgagaccatggtgagacccgagacccgagaccgagaccatggtgagaccccaTGGTGAGACCCCGAgaccgagacccgagacccgagaccatggtgagacccgagaccccgagacccgagacccgagaccatggtgagacccgagaccatggtgagaccgagaccatggtgagacccgagaccccgagaccatggtgagacccgagaccgagaccatggtgagacccgagaccatggtgagacccgagacccgagacccgagaccatggtgagacccgagacccgagacccgagacccgagacccgagaccatggtgagacccgagaccgagaccgagacccgagaccatggtgagaccccgAGACCATGgacccgagaccccgagaccatggtgagacccgagacccgagaccgagacccgagacccatGGTGAgaccgagaccatggtgagacccgagacccgagaccatggtgagacccgagagaCCCCGAGACcatgagacccgagaccccgagaccgagacccgagacccgagacccgagacccgagacccgagaccatggtgagacccgagagagacccgagaccatggtgagacccgagacccgagaccatggtacCCGAGACCGAGAccccatggtgagacccgagacccgagaccgagaccatggtgagagacccgagacccgagaccatggtgagacccgagaccccgagacccgagacccgagaccatggtgagacccgagaccatggtgagacccgagaccccgagacccgagaccatggtgagacccgagaccccgagacccgagaccatggtgagaccgagacccgagaccatggtgagacccgagacccgagacccgagaccatggtgagacccgagaccatggtgagacccgagaccccgagaccgagaccatggtgagacccgagaccccatggtgagacccgagaccatggtgagacccgagacccgagaccatggtgagacccccgagacccgagaccgagacccgagaccatggtgagacccgagaccgagacccgagaccatggtgagacccgagaccatggtgagacccgagaccccgagacccgagaccatggtgagacccgagacccgagaccccgagaccatggtgagaccccgatgagacccgagaccatggtgagacccgagaccatggtgagacccgagaccccgagacccgagaccatggtgagaccgagacccgagacccgagacccgagaccatggtgagacccgagaccaggtgagacccgagaccatggtgagacccgagacccgagaccccgtgagacccgagacccgagaccatggtgagacccgagaccccgagacccgagaccatggtgagacccgagacccgagaccatggtgagacccgagaccatgagacccgagaccatggtgagacccgagacccgagaccatggtgagacccgagacccgagaccatggtgagacccgagaccatggtgagacccgagacccgagtgagacccgagacccgagaccatgagacccgagacccgagaccatggtgagacccgagaccccgagacccgagaccccgagacccgagaccatggtgagacccgagacccgagaccatggtgagacccgagacccgagacccgagacccgagaccatggtgagacccgagacccgagacccgagaccatggtgagacccgagaccatggtgagacccgagaccatggtgagaccccgagaccatggtgagacccgagacccgagaccatggtgagacccgagacccgaggtgagacccgagacccgagacccgagacccgagacccgagacccgagaccatggtgagacccgagaccccgagaccgagaccatggtgagaccgagaccatggtgagaccgagaccatggtgagacccgagaccatggtgagacccgagaccccgagaccatggtgagacccgagacccccATGGAGACCCGAgaccgagaccatggtgagacccgagacccgagaccatggtgagacccgagaccatggtgagacccgagaccccgagacccgagaccccgagacccgagacccgagacccgagaccatggtgagacccgagaccatggtgagacccgagacccgagaccgagaccatggtgagacccgagacccccatggtgagacccgagaccgagaccatggtgagacccccgagaccatggtgagacccgagacccgagaccatggtgagacccgagacccgagacccgagacccgagacccgagaccatggtgagacccgagacccgagaccatggtgagacccgagaccatggtgagacccgagacccgagaccagaccatggtgagacccgagacccgagaccatggtgagaccgagaccatggtgagacccgagacccgagaccgagaccatggtgagacccgagacccgagaccgaGACcatgagacccgagacccgagacccgagaccatggtgagacccgagaccccgagacccgagacccatggtgagacccgagacccgagaccatggtgagaccccgagacccgagaccgagaccatggtgagacccgagacccgagaccgagaccatggtgagacccgagacccgagaccatggtgagaccgagaccatggtgagacccgagacccgagaccatggtgagacccgagacccgagacccgagaccgagaccatggtgagacccgagaccccgagacccgagaccatggtgagacccgagacccgagaccatggtgagacccgagaccgagacccgagacccgagaccatggtgagacccccgagaccatggtgagacccgagacccgagaccatggtgagacccgagacccgagacccgagaccatggtgagacccgagacccgagaccatggtgagacccgagaccccgagaccatggtgagacccgagatggtgagacccgagacccgagaccccgagacccgagaccatggtgagacccgagacccgagacccgagaccatggtgagacccgagacccgagaccatggtgagacccgagacccgagacccgagaccgagaccatggtgagacccgagaccatggtgagacccgagacccgagaccgagaccatggtgagacccgagaccccgagacccgagaccatggtgagacccgagaccatagtgagacccgagacccgagaccatggtgagacccgagaccatggtgagacccgagaccatggtgagaccgagaccatggtgagacccgagaccccgagacccgagaccatggtgagacccgagaccgagaccgagaccatggtgagacccgagacccgagaccatggtgag is a window from the Anoplopoma fimbria isolate UVic2021 breed Golden Eagle Sablefish unplaced genomic scaffold, Afim_UVic_2022 Un_contig_12957_pilon_pilon, whole genome shotgun sequence genome containing:
- the LOC129116200 gene encoding E3 ubiquitin-protein ligase parkin-like gives rise to the protein MLVFVRYNLGPGVPVELQEEARVEQLKELVGSQQGVRPELLRVLFAGRELRSSFTLQGCDLPEQSTIHVLLPKSGSSPSQLLLLQERLIRGGEDEQNALTRLDLSSSHLPSTSSGLAVILEGSDGGGEKGAGGGDRGAEEVTEEVQAASLKGVRTCSTFFVYCKSCRSIQPGKLRRVRPVGTTSSSPVASMACVNQTVVTATCVCVQEFYMKCASHPTSEDEISVALDLIMTNSRDVPCIACSDIMAVVLVFQCSERHVICLDCFHGYCRTRLNERQFVSHPVIGYSLPCAAGCVDSLIKESHHFRIFRRRS